In Armatimonadota bacterium, one genomic interval encodes:
- the purE gene encoding 5-(carboxyamino)imidazole ribonucleotide mutase, with protein MPAVVAVIMGSESDLEVMQDALRTLDELGIEREAHVMSAHRSPEVVARFAAGASDAGLKVIIAGAGMAAHLAGAVAAHTTLPVIGVPLVAGHLGGMDALLATVQMPRGVPVATVATNGARNAALLAAQILALEDSRLRARLDALKRQMAEDLAEASRRIMQKA; from the coding sequence ATGCCCGCAGTGGTGGCCGTGATCATGGGCAGTGAATCCGACCTGGAGGTCATGCAGGACGCCCTGCGCACCCTCGACGAGCTGGGGATCGAGCGCGAGGCCCACGTCATGTCGGCGCATCGCTCGCCGGAGGTCGTAGCCCGCTTCGCCGCCGGGGCGAGCGACGCCGGACTGAAGGTCATCATCGCCGGGGCGGGCATGGCGGCGCACCTGGCGGGCGCGGTCGCGGCGCACACCACACTGCCGGTGATCGGCGTGCCCCTGGTGGCGGGGCACCTGGGTGGGATGGACGCCCTGCTGGCGACGGTGCAAATGCCGCGGGGGGTACCGGTGGCGACGGTAGCCACCAACGGCGCGCGCAACGCGGCGCTGCTGGCGGCGCAGATCCTCGCGCTCGAGGACTCCCGCCTGCGCGCCCGCCTCGACGCGCTCAAGCGCCAGATGGCGGAAGAT
- a CDS encoding ribose-phosphate pyrophosphokinase — MNDRLKVFSGTSNPQLAGEICAHLGVPLGDATISTFSNDNLFVQIGDNVRERDVFVVQPVQTPTSIVELLLLLDTLRSASAARITAVIPYYSYARSDKKDMPRISIAARLLADVIVRAGANRVLTMTLHSAQVQGFFSVPCDHLAATPILCDHFAAKLELSDFVALAADAGSAKRAGAYAQRLNLPLAFVDKRRVSDLDVEVRSVVGEVRGKHVIIFDDEIAAAGSLAETVKAIRRFDVGDIYAAATHGVLSGPAPERIRDMDVREVVVTNTLHVPPEKRDDKVTVLSVASLFAEAIKRIHTGESVSALFG, encoded by the coding sequence GTGAACGATCGTCTGAAGGTATTCTCGGGCACCTCCAATCCCCAGCTCGCGGGGGAGATCTGCGCGCACCTGGGCGTGCCGCTGGGTGACGCCACCATCTCCACCTTCAGCAATGATAACCTTTTCGTGCAGATCGGCGACAACGTGCGCGAGCGCGACGTCTTCGTCGTGCAGCCGGTGCAGACGCCGACCAGCATCGTCGAGCTGCTGCTCTTGCTGGACACCTTGCGCTCCGCGTCGGCCGCGCGCATCACCGCCGTCATTCCCTACTACTCCTACGCCCGCTCCGACAAGAAGGACATGCCGCGCATCTCCATCGCCGCGCGCCTGCTGGCCGATGTCATCGTGCGCGCGGGCGCCAACCGCGTGCTGACCATGACCCTGCACTCGGCGCAGGTGCAGGGGTTCTTCAGCGTCCCCTGCGACCATCTCGCCGCCACCCCCATCCTGTGCGACCACTTCGCCGCCAAGCTCGAGCTCTCGGATTTCGTGGCGCTGGCCGCCGACGCCGGCAGCGCCAAGCGCGCCGGCGCCTACGCGCAGCGCCTCAACCTCCCCCTCGCCTTCGTGGACAAACGCCGCGTCAGCGACCTCGACGTGGAGGTGCGCAGCGTGGTGGGAGAGGTGCGGGGCAAGCACGTCATCATCTTCGACGACGAGATCGCGGCCGCGGGGTCGCTGGCGGAGACGGTCAAGGCCATTCGCCGCTTCGACGTCGGCGACATCTACGCCGCCGCCACCCACGGCGTGCTGTCGGGGCCGGCGCCCGAGCGCATCCGCGACATGGATGTCCGCGAGGTGGTCGTCACCAACACCCTGCACGTCCCGCCCGAGAAGCGCGACGATAAGGTGACGGTGCTGTCGGTGGCGTCCCTGTTCGCGGAGGCGATCAAGCGCATCCATACGGGAGAGTCGGTCAGCGCGCTGTTCGGGTGA
- the purD gene encoding phosphoribosylamine--glycine ligase, protein MKVLVVGSGGREHALVWKIAQSPRVKRIYCAPGNAGIAQQAECVPIAATEVSALADFAQRESVDLTVVGPEAPLVAGIADEFRRRGLRIFGPSKGAAALEGSKVFAKTLMARHGVPTASFVVFDNYQRARDHLRTLEPPVVVKADGLAAGKGVTVARTSDDAGAALHAMMVERAFGDAGERVIIEQCLSGQEVSVMAFADGEHLVPMAAAQDHKPIFDDDQGPNTGGMGCYSPVPAMDDALFQEALERIMRPTLRAMAAEGCPYSGVLYGGLMMTECGLQALEFNCRFGDPETQVVLPRMEADLVEVLEAAVEGHLDRVACEWSSRAAVCVVMASGGYPGIYEKGRGITDLDHAEAIPGVTVFHAATRREGDQWRTDGGRVLGVTGRGDTLPAAIETAYQGVAAIHFEGAHYRRDIGRKALAAAGG, encoded by the coding sequence TTGAAGGTCCTGGTGGTCGGCTCCGGCGGGCGCGAGCACGCCCTGGTGTGGAAGATCGCGCAGAGCCCGCGGGTGAAGAGAATCTACTGCGCGCCGGGCAACGCGGGCATCGCGCAACAAGCGGAATGCGTGCCCATTGCCGCGACGGAGGTCTCAGCCCTGGCCGATTTCGCGCAGCGGGAGTCGGTGGATCTGACGGTGGTCGGTCCCGAGGCGCCGCTGGTCGCGGGGATCGCCGACGAGTTTCGCCGCCGCGGCCTGCGCATCTTCGGCCCCAGCAAAGGGGCTGCGGCGCTCGAGGGCAGCAAAGTCTTCGCCAAGACACTGATGGCGCGCCACGGCGTCCCCACGGCCTCCTTCGTCGTGTTCGATAACTACCAGCGCGCCCGCGACCACCTGCGCACCCTGGAGCCGCCCGTCGTCGTCAAGGCCGACGGCCTGGCGGCGGGTAAGGGCGTGACGGTGGCGCGGACGTCGGATGACGCCGGCGCGGCCCTGCACGCGATGATGGTCGAGCGCGCCTTCGGCGACGCCGGGGAGCGCGTCATCATCGAGCAATGCCTGAGCGGCCAGGAGGTCTCGGTCATGGCCTTCGCCGACGGGGAACATCTCGTGCCCATGGCCGCCGCCCAGGATCATAAACCCATCTTCGATGACGACCAGGGGCCCAACACCGGCGGTATGGGCTGCTACTCGCCGGTGCCGGCGATGGACGACGCCCTCTTCCAGGAGGCGCTGGAGCGGATCATGCGGCCGACCCTGCGCGCCATGGCGGCGGAGGGCTGCCCCTATTCGGGTGTGCTCTACGGCGGGTTGATGATGACCGAGTGCGGCCTGCAGGCGCTGGAGTTCAACTGCCGCTTCGGCGACCCGGAGACGCAGGTGGTGCTGCCGCGGATGGAGGCGGACCTGGTCGAGGTGCTGGAAGCCGCGGTGGAGGGGCACCTCGACCGGGTGGCGTGCGAATGGTCGTCGCGGGCGGCGGTGTGCGTGGTGATGGCGTCAGGCGGCTACCCCGGCATCTACGAAAAGGGCCGGGGGATCACCGATCTGGATCATGCCGAAGCTATTCCCGGCGTGACGGTATTCCACGCCGCCACGCGGCGCGAGGGCGACCAGTGGCGGACCGACGGCGGGCGGGTGCTGGGGGTGACCGGCCGGGGGGATACGCTGCCGGCGGCGATCGAGACCGCGTACCAGGGGGTGGCGGCCATTCACTTCGAGGGCGCCCACTATCGCCGCGACATCGGTCGCAAGGCGCTGGCGGCGGCGGGCGGGTAA
- the dnaB gene encoding replicative DNA helicase — MDRTADRAVLERVPPRSEEAEQATLGAMLLERDAAARVVSIVGAGDFYTDAHRNIFNAIADLFNEGQGVDVVTLAERLQVRGLLDQAGGQAYLAHLLDAVPTAASAERYANIVRDKAILRDMIGAASRILSRCYDDSDNVPQLVDECESMVFAAGERTVAGAFTSLKPLLSETYDRIERISQSGAPATGLPTGFDEVDKFTSGLQPSDLVILAARPSMGKTAFALNVATRVALRQKLPVAIFSLEMAKEQLALRILCSEALVDQQRIRQADIDLDEVVNRDTGETVGDRLVKWTETLYHAPIYIDDSASLNILEMRGKARRLQAELGGLGLIIVDYLQLMHGHARYENRTQEISQIARGLKTLARELRVPVLALSQLSRAVELRSPRRPLLSDLRESGSIEAEADVVAFIYRPGYYGEEEIKRANPDYSVGDQRITEIIIAKQRNGPVGVARLAWLGQYIRFRPLEELHVVE, encoded by the coding sequence ATGGATCGCACAGCCGACCGCGCGGTCCTGGAGCGCGTGCCGCCACGCAGCGAGGAGGCCGAACAGGCCACGCTGGGCGCCATGCTCCTGGAGCGCGATGCCGCAGCCCGGGTGGTGAGCATCGTCGGGGCCGGCGACTTCTACACCGACGCTCACCGCAACATCTTCAACGCCATCGCCGACCTCTTCAACGAGGGGCAAGGGGTGGACGTGGTCACCCTCGCCGAGCGCCTGCAGGTGCGCGGCCTGCTCGACCAGGCCGGCGGCCAGGCCTACCTGGCGCATCTGCTTGACGCGGTGCCCACCGCCGCCAGCGCCGAGCGCTACGCCAACATCGTGCGCGACAAGGCCATCCTGCGCGACATGATCGGCGCCGCCAGTCGCATCCTCTCCCGCTGCTACGACGACAGCGACAACGTCCCCCAACTGGTGGACGAGTGCGAGAGCATGGTCTTCGCCGCCGGCGAGCGCACCGTCGCCGGCGCCTTCACCTCGCTCAAGCCGCTGCTGAGCGAGACCTACGATCGCATCGAGCGCATCAGCCAGTCGGGCGCGCCCGCCACCGGCCTGCCCACCGGCTTCGACGAGGTGGACAAGTTCACCTCGGGCTTGCAGCCGTCGGACCTGGTGATCCTGGCCGCGCGCCCCTCGATGGGCAAGACCGCCTTCGCCCTCAACGTCGCCACCCGCGTCGCGCTGCGCCAGAAGCTGCCGGTGGCCATCTTCAGCCTGGAGATGGCCAAGGAGCAGCTCGCTCTGCGCATCCTGTGCTCGGAGGCGTTAGTGGACCAGCAGCGCATCCGCCAAGCGGACATCGACCTCGATGAGGTAGTGAATCGCGACACCGGAGAGACGGTGGGGGACAGGCTGGTCAAGTGGACCGAGACCCTTTATCACGCCCCCATCTACATTGACGACTCGGCGAGCCTGAACATCCTGGAGATGCGCGGCAAGGCGCGCCGCCTGCAGGCGGAATTGGGCGGGCTGGGGCTGATCATCGTGGATTACCTGCAGCTCATGCACGGCCACGCCCGCTATGAGAACCGCACCCAGGAGATCTCCCAGATCGCGCGCGGCCTCAAGACCCTGGCGCGCGAGCTGCGGGTGCCGGTGCTGGCGTTGAGCCAGCTCAGCCGTGCGGTGGAGCTGCGCTCGCCGCGGCGGCCGCTGCTGTCGGACCTGCGGGAGAGCGGCTCCATCGAGGCCGAGGCCGATGTCGTCGCCTTCATCTATCGTCCCGGCTACTACGGCGAGGAAGAGATCAAGCGCGCCAATCCCGACTACAGCGTGGGCGACCAGAGAATCACCGAGATCATCATCGCCAAGCAGCGCAACGGCCCGGTCGGCGTCGCCCGCCTCGCCTGGCTCGGGCAGTATATCCGCTTCCGGCCGCTGGAGGAGCTGCACGTCGTGGAGTAG
- the rplI gene encoding 50S ribosomal protein L9, whose product MMKVILTEEVPSLGAPGRVVEVATGYARNYLLPRKLAVQATTGNVKQLEHHRRTIEARQKKLAQGAEAVGARISAVPITIAARAGEAGRLYGSITSADIAAELKRAFDMEVDKRKIEIPEPIKVLGEHTVKVQLHRDVQVSLPVVVVAEAAPSKPEERADEASAPAAAPVAPGADAPAEAREEPGADEPPPAGAPEAAAA is encoded by the coding sequence ATGATGAAGGTAATCCTGACCGAAGAAGTGCCGAGCCTGGGTGCGCCCGGCCGGGTGGTTGAGGTCGCCACCGGCTACGCTCGCAACTACCTGCTGCCGCGCAAACTCGCGGTGCAGGCGACCACCGGCAACGTCAAGCAGCTCGAGCACCACCGGCGCACCATCGAGGCGCGCCAGAAGAAGCTGGCGCAGGGCGCCGAGGCCGTGGGCGCGCGCATCAGCGCCGTCCCCATCACCATTGCCGCCCGCGCGGGCGAGGCGGGCCGTCTCTACGGCTCAATCACCAGCGCCGACATCGCCGCCGAGCTGAAGCGCGCCTTCGACATGGAAGTGGACAAGCGCAAGATCGAGATCCCCGAGCCGATCAAGGTCTTGGGGGAGCACACGGTGAAGGTGCAGCTTCACCGCGATGTCCAGGTGTCGCTGCCGGTGGTGGTGGTCGCCGAGGCCGCACCCTCCAAGCCGGAAGAACGGGCGGACGAAGCATCGGCGCCCGCAGCGGCGCCGGTCGCGCCCGGCGCAGACGCGCCAGCGGAGGCGCGCGAGGAACCGGGGGCGGACGAGCCCCCGCCCGCCGGGGCACCGGAAGCAGCCGCGGCTTGA
- a CDS encoding YihY/virulence factor BrkB family protein, translated as MAQAIAGFAAPALAVMREVWRDSSRKGVSMIAAALAFYLFLALFPFLLVLIAVAGYVLPSSEQGLALVREALDRALPGSSTMGIQRQIESVIAHRAIVGGLGLLGILWSASGAFAVLARALRIIWESGSKSLLRTRVRALVLVLVAVLLMLASLALSSALSIIARLNAAGVLALLGELGPLWRLVSATLPLSVGFVTFLAVYRIVPAPQLKLRHVGVGAAFAAVAWEIARWGFSWYLAHFANFDRVYGPVGAVVVLMLWIYVSSVVALVGAELAWVCARRWPG; from the coding sequence GTGGCGCAAGCGATCGCCGGGTTCGCGGCGCCGGCCCTGGCCGTGATGCGAGAGGTCTGGCGCGACTCCTCGCGCAAGGGCGTCTCCATGATCGCGGCGGCGCTCGCGTTCTACCTGTTCCTGGCGCTCTTTCCGTTCCTGCTGGTGCTCATCGCGGTGGCAGGCTACGTCCTGCCGTCCTCCGAGCAAGGGCTGGCGCTGGTGCGAGAGGCGCTCGATCGGGCGCTCCCCGGATCGAGCACCATGGGGATTCAACGCCAGATCGAGAGCGTCATCGCCCACCGGGCGATCGTCGGCGGCCTGGGGCTGTTGGGCATCCTGTGGTCGGCCTCCGGCGCCTTCGCGGTGCTCGCGCGCGCGCTGCGGATCATCTGGGAAAGCGGGAGCAAGTCGCTGCTGCGCACGCGGGTACGCGCGCTGGTGCTGGTGCTGGTCGCGGTCCTGCTCATGTTGGCGTCGCTCGCCTTGAGTTCCGCGCTTTCGATCATCGCGCGCCTCAACGCGGCAGGAGTCCTGGCCCTGCTGGGTGAACTGGGACCCTTGTGGCGCTTGGTGTCAGCGACGCTCCCGCTGTCCGTCGGCTTCGTGACCTTCCTGGCGGTATACCGGATCGTGCCGGCGCCGCAGCTCAAGCTGCGGCATGTCGGCGTGGGAGCTGCGTTCGCCGCCGTGGCGTGGGAGATCGCCAGGTGGGGTTTCTCGTGGTACCTGGCGCACTTCGCCAACTTCGATCGCGTGTACGGCCCGGTCGGGGCGGTGGTGGTGCTGATGCTGTGGATCTATGTATCATCGGTCGTCGCGCTCGTCGGCGCCGAGCTGGCGTGGGTTTGCGCGCGGCGCTGGCCCGGCTGA
- the gap gene encoding type I glyceraldehyde-3-phosphate dehydrogenase, protein MGVKIGINGFGRIGRQVLKALLDQHPHLQVVAINDLTDAQTNAHLLKYDSNYGIFPGTVAAKPGALVVNGTEIKVLEERDPAQLPWKSLGVQVVLECTGIFTAVERAQAHIDGGGARKVLISAPAKGDCATIVLGVNQDTYDPARHHIISNASCTTNCLAPVCKVLDDGFGIDVGLMTTIHSYTNDQRILDLPHEDLRRARAAALNIIPTSTGAAKALHLVLPALKGKLNGIALRVPTPTVSLVDLVVTLDKEASVEEINAAFKQAAAGPMQGILEYSEEELVSMDLKGNEHSAIVDAGQTMALGRTAKVLAWYDNEWAYSVRLADLADFVAKRM, encoded by the coding sequence ATGGGTGTCAAGATCGGTATCAACGGATTCGGCCGCATCGGCCGCCAAGTTCTCAAGGCGCTGCTCGACCAGCACCCCCACCTCCAGGTGGTGGCGATCAACGACCTCACCGACGCGCAGACGAACGCACATCTGCTCAAGTACGACAGCAACTACGGCATCTTCCCCGGCACCGTCGCCGCCAAGCCGGGGGCGCTGGTGGTCAACGGCACCGAGATCAAGGTGCTGGAGGAGCGGGACCCCGCCCAGCTGCCGTGGAAGAGCCTGGGCGTGCAGGTGGTGCTCGAGTGCACCGGCATCTTCACCGCGGTGGAGCGGGCGCAGGCGCACATTGACGGCGGCGGCGCGCGCAAGGTGCTCATCAGCGCTCCCGCCAAGGGCGACTGCGCGACCATCGTCCTCGGCGTCAACCAGGATACCTACGACCCCGCCCGGCACCATATCATCTCCAACGCCTCCTGCACCACCAACTGCCTGGCCCCGGTGTGCAAGGTGCTGGATGACGGCTTCGGCATTGACGTCGGCTTGATGACCACCATCCACTCCTACACCAACGACCAGCGCATCCTCGACCTGCCGCACGAGGACCTGCGCCGGGCGCGCGCCGCCGCCCTCAACATCATTCCCACCAGCACCGGCGCCGCCAAGGCCCTGCACCTGGTCCTCCCCGCCCTCAAGGGCAAGCTCAACGGCATCGCCCTGCGCGTCCCCACCCCCACCGTGTCGCTGGTGGACCTGGTGGTGACACTGGACAAGGAGGCGTCGGTGGAAGAGATCAACGCCGCCTTCAAGCAGGCGGCGGCGGGGCCGATGCAGGGCATCCTCGAGTACTCGGAGGAGGAGCTGGTCTCCATGGATCTCAAGGGCAACGAGCATTCGGCCATCGTGGACGCCGGCCAGACGATGGCGCTCGGGCGTACGGCCAAGGTGCTGGCGTGGTACGACAACGAGTGGGCGTACTCGGTGCGGCTGGCGGACCTGGCCGATTTCGTGGCCAAGCGCATGTAG
- a CDS encoding phosphoglycerate kinase: protein MKKTVEDINPNGKRVLVRVDFNVPLDATGQITDETRITAAVPTIRYLVGRGAEVILVSHLGRPKGVDEKLRLDPVAQALQRHLGQPVRKVDDCIGPKAEQAVADLRPGEVLLLENVRFHPEEEHNDPEFAQALARLADIYVNDAFGTAHRAHASTTGVADYLHPAVAGLLLSKEIEVMGKALDAPERPFLAILGGAKVEDKIPVIENLISRVDVLLLGGGMAYTFLKAQGYEIGRSLLDDKHPDLVREVMTKADQAGVQWELPTDVVAAPEISDDAPCQIVPADAIPAELMGLDLGPDTRVSFARAIAKAATVVWNGPMGVFEHAPFAAGTRAIAQAMAESSATTIVGGGDTAAAVEQMGFADRMTHISTGGGAALEFLEGKELPGVAALDDKDD from the coding sequence ATGAAGAAGACGGTCGAGGATATCAATCCCAACGGCAAGCGGGTGCTGGTGCGGGTGGATTTCAACGTTCCGCTGGACGCGACCGGCCAGATCACCGACGAGACGCGCATCACGGCGGCGGTGCCCACCATCCGCTACCTGGTGGGGCGCGGCGCGGAGGTGATCCTGGTCTCGCACCTGGGCCGCCCCAAAGGAGTGGACGAGAAGCTGCGCCTGGACCCGGTCGCCCAGGCCCTGCAGCGCCACCTGGGGCAGCCGGTGCGCAAGGTGGATGACTGCATCGGCCCCAAGGCCGAGCAGGCGGTAGCGGATCTGCGCCCGGGCGAGGTGCTGCTGCTGGAGAACGTGCGCTTCCACCCCGAGGAAGAGCACAACGACCCCGAGTTCGCCCAGGCCCTGGCCCGCCTCGCCGACATCTACGTCAATGACGCCTTCGGCACTGCCCATCGCGCCCACGCCTCCACCACCGGCGTCGCCGACTACCTGCACCCGGCGGTCGCCGGCCTCTTGCTGAGCAAGGAAATCGAGGTCATGGGCAAGGCGCTCGATGCCCCGGAGCGTCCGTTCCTGGCGATCTTGGGTGGCGCCAAGGTCGAGGACAAGATCCCGGTGATCGAGAACCTGATCAGCCGGGTTGACGTGCTGCTGCTGGGTGGCGGCATGGCTTACACCTTCCTCAAGGCCCAAGGGTACGAGATAGGTCGTTCCCTGCTCGACGACAAGCATCCCGACCTGGTGCGCGAGGTCATGACCAAGGCCGATCAGGCGGGCGTGCAGTGGGAGCTGCCCACCGACGTGGTGGCGGCCCCCGAGATCAGCGACGACGCCCCGTGCCAGATCGTGCCCGCCGACGCCATCCCCGCCGAGCTCATGGGCCTGGACCTCGGCCCCGACACCAGAGTGAGCTTCGCCCGCGCCATCGCCAAGGCCGCCACCGTGGTATGGAACGGCCCCATGGGGGTCTTCGAGCATGCCCCCTTCGCCGCGGGCACGCGCGCTATCGCGCAAGCGATGGCCGAGTCGTCGGCGACCACCATTGTCGGCGGCGGCGACACCGCGGCGGCGGTCGAGCAGATGGGATTCGCCGACCGCATGACGCACATCTCGACCGGGGGCGGAGCAGCGCTCGAATTCCTGGAGGGCAAGGAGCTGCCGGGGGTGGCGGCGCTCGACGATAAGGACGATTAG
- the tpiA gene encoding triose-phosphate isomerase encodes MRVPLIAGNWKMHKTQQEAARFVAGLVPLIAEVAGVEVALCPPFTALGATVEALRGSAVAVGAQDCFWEETGAYTGQVAPHMLKDAGCKYVIIGHSELRGRFGKEPADWTSQVRALFGETDATVNRKALAALAAGLAPIICLGETLQERDRGETDDVVREQARRALAGMTAEQVAGLVIAYEPVWAIGTGRTCDPDEANRVLGLIRTAARAAFADAAATLRIQYGGSVKPDNAAELMRQPEIDGALVGGASLEPVDFSAIVAAAGARGGDRR; translated from the coding sequence ATGCGCGTGCCGCTCATAGCGGGCAACTGGAAGATGCACAAGACCCAGCAGGAGGCGGCGCGCTTCGTCGCCGGCCTGGTGCCGCTGATAGCGGAGGTGGCAGGCGTCGAGGTCGCGCTGTGCCCGCCTTTCACCGCCCTGGGCGCGACCGTGGAGGCGCTGCGGGGGTCGGCGGTAGCGGTCGGCGCGCAGGACTGCTTCTGGGAGGAAACCGGTGCCTACACCGGCCAGGTCGCTCCCCACATGCTGAAGGACGCGGGGTGCAAGTACGTCATCATCGGCCACTCGGAGCTCCGCGGCCGCTTCGGCAAGGAACCCGCCGACTGGACCTCGCAGGTGCGCGCGCTGTTCGGCGAGACCGACGCCACCGTCAATCGCAAAGCACTGGCGGCGCTGGCGGCGGGGCTGGCGCCCATCATCTGCCTGGGCGAGACCCTCCAGGAGCGCGACCGCGGCGAGACCGACGACGTCGTGCGCGAGCAGGCGCGGCGCGCGCTGGCGGGCATGACCGCCGAGCAGGTGGCCGGCCTGGTGATCGCCTACGAGCCCGTGTGGGCGATCGGCACCGGGCGCACCTGCGACCCCGATGAGGCGAACCGCGTGCTCGGGCTCATCCGTACCGCCGCGCGCGCGGCGTTCGCAGATGCGGCCGCTACCCTGCGCATTCAGTACGGCGGCAGCGTCAAGCCCGACAACGCCGCCGAGCTCATGCGCCAGCCGGAGATTGACGGCGCGCTCGTCGGCGGCGCCAGCCTCGAGCCGGTGGACTTCTCGGCCATCGTCGCCGCCGCCGGCGCCCGCGGGGGCGACCGGCGATGA
- the moaC gene encoding cyclic pyranopterin monophosphate synthase MoaC: MTEGAQRTPLRMVDVGDQAATRRAATARVELRMRPDTLAAIDRGETRKGDVLAAANIAAIAAAKRTWDLIPLCHQIPLSHVDVSFETRGRLGRMIVTATVRTTAATGAEMEALTAAAVAALTVYDMCKATDPDMEIAHLALVSKRGGKSGEWESPAE; encoded by the coding sequence ATGACCGAGGGAGCGCAGCGCACCCCGTTGCGCATGGTGGACGTCGGCGACCAGGCGGCGACGCGGCGCGCGGCGACCGCGCGCGTGGAGCTGCGCATGCGCCCCGATACGCTGGCGGCGATTGACCGCGGGGAGACCCGCAAGGGCGACGTCCTGGCCGCCGCCAACATCGCCGCCATCGCCGCCGCCAAACGCACCTGGGATCTCATCCCCTTGTGTCACCAGATCCCCCTGTCCCACGTTGACGTGTCCTTTGAGACGCGCGGTCGCCTGGGGCGGATGATCGTCACCGCGACCGTCCGCACCACCGCCGCCACCGGCGCCGAGATGGAGGCGCTGACGGCGGCCGCGGTAGCGGCGCTCACGGTGTACGATATGTGCAAGGCCACCGATCCCGACATGGAGATAGCGCATCTCGCGCTGGTGAGCAAGCGCGGAGGCAAGAGCGGCGAATGGGAGTCGCCGGCAGAGTAG
- a CDS encoding MOSC domain-containing protein, translating into MGVAGRVEAVCVAARKGEPKRPAASITLVADHGVAGDAHAGSARQVSLLATESLDKLRAKGLAVGPGDLAENITTAGIELCALPVGAVLKVGGAVLEVTQIGKQCQAPCAIARRAGECVMPTEGIFARVMAGGEVRAGEVIEVAPEAVAGEADGDEGGDSHGQ; encoded by the coding sequence ATGGGAGTCGCCGGCAGAGTAGAAGCGGTCTGCGTCGCCGCGCGCAAGGGCGAGCCCAAGCGCCCGGCGGCGAGCATCACCTTGGTGGCCGACCACGGCGTCGCCGGCGACGCCCACGCCGGCAGCGCCCGTCAGGTGAGCCTGCTGGCGACCGAGAGCCTCGACAAGCTGCGCGCCAAGGGGTTAGCGGTCGGCCCCGGCGACCTGGCGGAGAACATCACCACCGCCGGGATCGAGCTGTGCGCGCTGCCGGTGGGGGCGGTGCTCAAAGTCGGGGGCGCGGTGCTCGAGGTGACGCAGATCGGCAAGCAGTGCCAAGCGCCGTGCGCCATCGCGCGCCGGGCGGGGGAGTGCGTGATGCCCACCGAGGGGATCTTCGCGCGCGTGATGGCGGGAGGCGAAGTGCGCGCGGGAGAGGTGATCGAGGTGGCGCCGGAGGCGGTCGCAGGTGAGGCGGACGGGGATGAAGGTGGCGATTCTCACGGCCAGTGA
- a CDS encoding MogA/MoaB family molybdenum cofactor biosynthesis protein, which yields MKVAILTASDRCARGVARDESGQLLSAMMAGRGARIVAYEIVPDDRRRIADTVREMADQGAQVVLTTGGTGIAATDVTPEATRDVIEREVPGIAEAMRAAGLATTAHAMLSRAAAGIRGATLIINLPGSPAGARESLQAVLPALEHAVELLAGPVADESHQPPAAQP from the coding sequence ATGAAGGTGGCGATTCTCACGGCCAGTGACCGCTGCGCACGGGGGGTGGCGCGCGACGAGAGCGGGCAGCTCTTGTCGGCGATGATGGCGGGGCGCGGGGCCCGGATCGTCGCCTACGAGATCGTGCCCGACGACCGGCGGCGCATCGCCGACACCGTGCGCGAGATGGCGGATCAGGGCGCGCAGGTGGTGCTCACGACCGGGGGCACGGGGATCGCGGCTACCGATGTCACGCCGGAAGCGACGCGCGATGTCATCGAGCGCGAGGTGCCCGGCATCGCCGAGGCCATGCGCGCGGCCGGCCTAGCGACCACCGCGCATGCGATGCTGTCGCGCGCGGCGGCGGGCATCCGCGGAGCGACCTTGATCATCAATCTTCCCGGCAGCCCCGCGGGCGCCCGGGAAAGCCTGCAGGCGGTGCTCCCGGCGCTGGAGCACGCGGTGGAGCTGCTGGCGGGGCCGGTTGCGGACGAGTCGCATCAGCCGCCGGCGGCGCAGCCCTAA